In Drosophila ananassae strain 14024-0371.13 chromosome 3R, ASM1763931v2, whole genome shotgun sequence, the DNA window aaaatcggATCAGATTTTTGTTAACTTATAAGAGAGTTATGGTAACTGGAACGGCAATAAAACAGTTGACTTTGTACATTGAACTAAAACGGTCAATATCCCTTACAAACTAAAAGGATACCCTTCTCATCGTCTTGGAAATCTTCAGAATATCTCATTTGTCGTTCGACAATTTCTGCTGCTGTGACATCTGAACACGCCATGATCCAGGATCTACAGCAGCGCGTCGGTGTCCCCTTCCTAAAAAACGTATACCAGAAAACATAGATTATAACTATCCAATCAATTAatactaatttatttaaaaaggatataatattatatagtgTTGTTAGATACATACCTTGGAATGAGTAAAGAAATAAAGTGGTGGATGAATGGATCAACATTTTTCCCATAAAAAAGTAGCCATTGGTAAGCGTGTAATTTGCATCTGGAAGTCCAGAATGAACTAATAAACACACCGGAACCAGAGTCAACAAATTGTCGGCTTCTGCGCCACCCCTGCCCCTTGTTGGACAGGGGCTCAAAGGTGAAGTGACTCTGGATGGCGGGGAAGCTATCCGCTGGCATACGGTTAATAGGCGCAACCGCGAGTTCTTGGCTCAAATTGAAAGTTATTTAAGGCAAAAGGTCGGAGACGAGAGCCACTGGGGCCAGAATGGCAGGACTTGGTGGGGCACTCCGTGGGGCTGCCGGCGGAAATTGTTACACGATGCCGCAGGGCCGGGAAAATGGCAACCACAACGGGCAGCACAGTTATTGCCGCAACCGCTCGTTGTTGTTATGGTGCCcatattctttttttcctCCATCCTACAAATAAGATTCGAAAAGTTTATGCCGTTGGCTGTCACGACGCGGTGGAAGATGAAGCCGAAAGGGGAGCACCCTCGACGACCTGCGTGTGATTCGCCGCCAAGAGGGTAACCCCCATAACATGCCCCCAGCTCCAGCTGCCACCCCCTTCCACGTCGTCCAGTGAATATTTAACAAGCGGCAGGAAAAGGAAACCAAAATAGCGCAAGTGTTGCTCAGTTTAATCTATTTCCTGCCTGGACCAGGACTCGGGCCCGATCCTGGGCCCGGGCCCGATCCCGGTCAAAACTTGGCTTAATTCCGACGAGACAAGCTTCCTTTCGCCCTCTTAGACCCTCTCTCAAGTAAatgtattttaatatatatttttttcttgtattttttgggCAGTGGAAGTTTATTTTGGGTTGGCATTAAGTGACTTCATAAAAAAGCTTCGTTGATAAACTTAAAGGAACATTCAGAGGAATATCATTTTAGGGAAGTttggttatatttttaacaacataatattatataaaaaatttttattagaaatcaataatcttaaaaaaaagtgcaaaGTTTTTCAAACTCAAATGGAAATCATCCAGATAATCACAATCCTCAGCCATTGTTAACCGCAAATCACATCGTCTATAATCGGCCCCAATTCCGAGGAAAACACATCCAGaaactattttatttgttttgtgaATTTTGCGAATGAATGCGCATTTCTGGCGGATGAGAAGAATCCCAAACTCcaggcccaaaaaaaaaagacaaacgCCAAGTGcaaagcagcagcaacagcacgAACCGAAGATGAAGTTTATTTTATGGTCCTGGCGCTCTAGCCAAGAAGGATATGGGAGTCCTGTTGCCAGCCAGCCACCCAGCTAGCCAGAcattgcatcagccagaagAGAATGCTGGTGGTGGAGTCAGTTCCACACGTGTGTGTAATCAAATAATTTACCAAAAATCGAGAAATTATTACAAgtgaatttttacaaattcatTTTCCACTTTAGCCCAAGCCCGCTAAAGGAATCTCCTCGCAGACagcacaaacaaaaacaaaaaaacacaaaaaatatccTGAAGGCAAAACTTACTCGCACTGCATGCAAAGTGGCTGCAACATCCACAGCCTGCAGGATGTGTGGATTTTCCGGCATTTTGGCGGCATGCcccttttgtttatttctttgaGATGCGGCAGCGAACAAATGTCCTCCTGCCGGCCCACCGCAGCCTCGATTTTCCAGCTTTGATTGTGCAAACtactcgactcgactcgactctACTCTCCAGTTGCATTCCAAGGCAAATCGAGCTTGGTGGTGCCAGGGTGGTGCAAAAATAAGGATGCGTGGGGTGGCCGAGGGTGGTGTGTAGGTGCggctgctactgctactgctggaGGAACACGTGTGGGAGCCTGGATCGTATCAATTGTGTGTGATGGTCAAAAGTCATTTCAACAGCactaaattattattatcttcaAGAAGTTTTACATGCTCGACAATCATCCAAAATATTCGGCCAACATTTGGCTTGAGGGGGCTGGGGGGCAGGACCTGCGTCCAGTGCAGTACAGGAAGCTTTCATAAAGGATACTTTGGATTTGTGTAATGGCATGGAATGTTTTGATGTTCACCTAAAAgtttattcttaaaaaaaaacctaggGGCAGAGATCAACACTTCTAATGCCTAAATTTAACTTAAATCCCCATGCTTTCAACTTAATTAAAATGATAACATTATTATGGAGTGCCATTATTAGacaatttttaaaagtttgtTAGTCAGGAACTGCGATCCGGCACTTTCTGCCATTCGAATTGCATAtttgcaattttaattaaatccaaaacgGAGCAGAGCTCTGGCAATTACCAAATGCAAAAGAAATCACTAAGCCAAATTGCGTCAAAAAACGATTTGAAGCTGGCAaatgtaaaaatctaatggaaATGTTGCATGCAAAATACAACACAACAAGCAACAAACAGCATACGCAATTTGCaaatgaaaattgtttttgCTAAACTGCCACCGAGAGTGTTCTTCGACTGCGGTTTTTGCCATTCAATTTCTTGACTCTTTCACTTTATTCTGGCTAATTTCGTCTCTAATATCCTTTAGTTGTTATTAGATATtccttggttttttttttcatctttggggttttatccttttttttcttttttttcttggcttttTGGCAGCTGACGTTAAGTGCCGCTAATTGAAATTTCGTTTAGGGCTTTAATTGTCTTGTGTTTTGGCttggggtttgggttttttttctttcctaTTCCCCTCTCTGTAATATTTgcttattaatatttttggtttagGACAATTAGAAGCAACTGTGCACGGATTCGTGTCTACAAGCAGCAAGTGCAGCTATCATAGAGGTTTTTTCGAAGACTTAAGGAGTTGTCAGGGTGTttggtttgttttaattaagaaGGTTTAATATGGAAATTTAAGAATTGGCTTTTAAACTATAGTATAGGATAGAAAACTTGTGCGTTTCAATAGGCTATTACTGACCAAGGAGGATATCCAAAATCTTAGATTTTTATCCGGACTTATTCCGGCCTCGTCTAACAAATGTACTCCCCTAATGAATAAATGAGGATAGAACACAAATGCCACCTGCTAGGTTAACCAGGACCCAACCGCCACTATCCGCAGTATCCTTTGTCAATATTCATTATACGAGTGCATACTTTCGGGCGCTTGACAAGCGTGGCCCAAGTCATAAAGTTGTCGAGCGAGCGTCTCATAAAACGTGACGATAATCATAATTGATGCTCGAGCCTTGGCCAAAATCAGGTTGGAAAGGGAATGCCGGGGAGGGGGATATTGTTGGCCAAACCAAATTGTAATTTAGTTTGTTGGCCTAACCCCACTCGGCCCAGCCACACCCCTGCCACTAGCCCTGTTGACTTTGCCTGATTTTTGTGTGGTTGCTAGCTCTTGGCCAAATTAAGGGTAAAATTGTTAATTGAAATTTGTGTGAgtagtgtgtgtgtatgtgtttgtgtgtgtgaggggCCAGCCCACCTCATCAAGGCTAAAACGTATCTAATGTCCTGGCTTGTTGCAGCAGCTGGAAAAGATTTCCATTTTGGCTGCCACATCGACTGGCAATGATAAATCAATGCAACATATGGCAATGTTGCAGCAACCTTTGCCACGAGCgttgtaaattttaaatcaatgtTCCAGCCAGGActacgtgttttttttttctccaatAGAATGGCATCTAGCTTATCCTTGCGGCTTCTTCTGGGCCGTAAATTGCAATGTCCTTCGTCTTGGGGCGTTGGAGCGTTGGGGGATGGAGCTAGATACATACATCTATCGGGATATAGAAGCTATGGCAAAAGTCTCCACACGCAATCCATTATTGTATTAATTAACAGGAACAGGATCACCAATCAGGCGCTTGATTAATGATGTCACTCGGCATCGTAAATCTCGATTTGAACATGTGCAAATTTTGCGATGCAAATAAATGGGGCCATGGTGGTGTTGCCATGGTGCTGCTCGTTGACCAATCCCAGGATTCCGGGAGCCCAGCTCCTTCCTGTCCTTGTCGTTGTTGTCCTTGTCGCCTTGGCGTATGCTTTGTGTTTCGGAACATAATCATACATTAGGCCCAAAAACAGTAAGGCTACCGAAGACTGGGTCGGGTAGGAAGGGGGGCTAGACAACAACACTTCCGGCCAGTCGGCCATCCTTCCTCGATGGTGGTACCCCCCGGGGGAGGCGTGGCACTGCATTGGCGGATGCATTAGGATGTGATTGTGTTGCTTGTTCCAACCGCCTGTTGATTCATAAGGCGGTAATTTAAATGGAATTAATGTTTTGCTTGAGCAATTGCCATAAATTTCTGGCCAAATTTAGTTGCATTCCGGCTTAAATGTAATGCAGTTGTTAGATTGTCTCGGTCTTGAAAGGCTTAATCAGGCCTAATTAGGTAATTCATAAATAAGAAGGACTAAGAAGAtgaattaattatattttcgcttaagagaaaaaataaatcataaggAACTTATACCACAAAGTACTCTACAATCTAGATAAAATTGTAAAAGCCTCCACTCTTAAATGATAATGGCCGTTTTAGGCACACATTTTCCGTAGCAACATTTTGGAAATTAGTTGATCATAAATTAGCGTTAATTACTAACAGAAGCATTCGCGGGAAAATTGTAGAATTTTGATTTTCGAATACATTTTCCGGCTGCATTCTGACTAATAAAGCAAAAGCGTTTGCAATCCCAACTGATGGCCGGTAAGGGGCGGTGGGCGGACACCCTTCTATATGTGTGTAAGGGGGCGTGGTGGGGACACAGACACCGCAGGTACTTCTAATCTCATGTAGCCGCGATTATAAATTGTTGCGTACTTCATTtcggccaaaataataacatgagtaattaatttaatgtGCCAGCCGCAAACCCACAAACAACGTGGCGGCCGTGTGGGGGTTAAAGTGGGTCGAAAATGGGGGTTAAAACGGTTCCAAAATTGGGGTTATGGAACGGCTGCAGTCGAACTGCAGTGGGTACTTGGGTGCAGTACATTGCGTAACAAATGAACTAATGTTTATTGCAATTGTCGCGTAAATTACAATGCATTGGCAATGGCCAAAATGCAGGGCCAGCTGCATTCAAAATCTGGCAAATGGTTGAAATAATTTTGGTCGCGGTCGTCCACTCTTCCAACTCCCACACTTACCATCCAGAAGCCTCCTCCAACCAATTTGAAATGGAATGCATATTTAATTCGCCAACAGTTTTTGGGGTACCTGGTCTGAAAATGAACCTCCATCTCGAATTGAAATTGGCATAAAAGTAGATCGAGCCAACAAGTCCGTCTGCCTTTTTGTGCCcccattaattttattatttttattattgtacATTCGGATGTCCCTTGAAATAAATTCGTCCCTAGTTTATGGTGCGTGAATAAATGGATGAGTGCAGCAAAACATTCGTTTCATTATTTGAATGTCGCATCCGGCGGGGGCGGCGACCAACTGCACACCGGAGTCTAGTAAATAAATTTACTTTGGTTTCCTACTCCTAGAAAGgtacaattttaatttcaattttaattttttggcaaatttaGCAACCAATTTATAAATGATTCAATTAACAAAAACCATATAATTATCTAAATTAGCTTTAAGTGACTTCTTGTTTCCACTGTCACTTGGCACTTCCTTGTACTTGGGACCTTCCTTGTACCTTAGGCAAGCTAAGGACCCGTCTGGAGGTTTGTTTATACTGTTTAATGACTTTTTGGATCCTTTTTTGTTGCAGCATTGTAACAAATTGCGTCTGCAAGTGCCTAcacatgccccatgccccatttAGACACACAATCTGGTCCGAGGACCtttccttcttttccttggtTCGAGTTACTTTCCATTCGTTAACCGGCAAGGACCGGCTTCCTCGTCCTGATTGCCTGCGTCCTAGCTCGTTTACCGCATCGTAATGTCACTCCAACAAATCACACCAACTTGGTCAATAAATCGTGTTTGTTAATTCCAATTAGCTATCTTCGTCTCCATGGGCGGCAGAGTGCATGTTTTGCAGTCATATTTTTGGTTGCAAAGTTGCCAAttgatttttgttgaaagaatTGGAATATATATAGACTGCAGAGCATAAGAATTTGTTCAAAAAAggtttaagattttaaaaattcaattcaaaaaggattatttttaaacaaactaTTTTTTGATAATTATTAGGAGGGGAATAATAGCTTCCTTTAAGAAAACATAACCCTTTACTTTGcaatgttttttaataaatatttttgattttaataattggtttaaaataaaacacatcttaatatttttgtaatgAAGTCATTAATCTTCTTTGGGAACATATATTTGTTCATTccatttataattataattataaatacttaaacttaataaataaattgaaattgtttgGAAACTGCCTGTGTGGTCTTCATAACTGGtctgaaatatttttcatggCTTAAATAAGTTGCATACACTATACCGTGTATACTGTACAGTGTGTATTCAATAAAATGATTTGTGTGATACATAAAAAAGTACGCATACCGAAATGGCGTTGGCTATTTATGCTCCAGCACATTGCAGCTGGTCTGCTCAAGCGCCACGCCCCCCTAACACCCCTTTTCGGACCCTAGGGAGATCCTGGAAGTATGGCggatatatataaaatatatatatatgtatcctTTGGTGTAGGATAGGGAGTTGCACCCGACACTCGCCAACACTTTAGGGCGAGAATTTATGACTGCTTTTTTCAGCTGCAGGTATGCGCTTTTCCGGCCAAGCACTTAATTGATGTTGTGTCGcgtaaattataaacaaaacaaaaattaaagtgGACTCCATGCTGCTccttggctttggctttggaaGCTCGCAAGCTACGCTGGCGGATGCGGAAATGCTTTCATTGCAAGTGCTGGtcctggtggtggtggtcgtAGTGGTAGAGAGGAGAtgccataaaaaaaaggacaacGCACCGCCATTGGCCCACACACGCTGCCGCGTTGCTGCCCTTCCTCTCCCTGGCGGATACAAGCGCACACATCCTGACCATCCGTGGTATCCTCGGTAGCATCGCATCCCGGCCAAGTTAGCTGCTTTGGTCAAGAGGCTAAGCAGGCCGCTGTGAGTGAGGTCAAGCATGAAAGTGCCGCTACCGGATGTCCATCTGACTCCAAACCATTTCCCCAAAAACCACCTGCCCCCTGTACCACTCCCCACCGctcttgcaacttgcaacgcGCATAAATTTTCGCCTTTTTGCATCGCAAAGTGTCCTCGAAAATGGAGGCTACCAGGCGGGTATCGTCCGGTCATCCATGTGTGGCATCTAATATGGTTTTCTCCACCAGTTGCCGGTCTCATAAAATCTATGATGGCATGACAGGCAAGCCTTTcgataataattaaataaaaatgatttttataattaaataaatagacaAGGGTTTATGGTCATTGATGGCTGTTGTAAAAAATAGTAAGCTTTGGAAGTAAAATGCTTCAGATGTGAAGAGGAAATAAAAGATTCTGattgaaaatatattgaaTGGATATAACTCGGTTATAACTCTTTTCACAAACTTTTGACTTTAAGTTTGGATTTAAGTTTTTCCACTGGTCAGTACCTATATACTTACCTATCACATCCTGAACCcttcttcaaaaaatattttttgaacaTTTCTACCTTTTTATTTGAAACCAATATCTCACCAGTTACCATTATATTTGGTAAACTTAATCCCCCTTTATTGGAGTTTACCGATTTGGTTTGTAATTTTCACAAAATTGACTTTGTCTCGGTTGGCTGCCATGGCcgtttccattttcatttccatttggtCTTGGAGCTCCTCCATTCAATTCCATTCCCGTACTCCATCAGGCTGGACCGTCCGATTTCAAAAAGTGATTAAATTTAACAGGCAACGAGTTAAACTCGGAAATCAGAAATTATATGCAATGCGAAGGACAATTGCCAGTGGAGGacataaaacaaaacagcgGGCAAAGATGCGGAGAGAGGCGGCTGTagcagcaggaggagcaggagcagaaggCGTTGCCAGCGACAGGATGCGGAAAGGATGAACGGACGAAAGGATGGAGAGATGGAAGGATGGAGCCATGTAAGGACACTGACTGCGACTACTCAAAATCTGTGCGTCTGCACGCATTACAAACGAATTACGAGACTCGTTGGGCAATTGCAGTTCATTGTTATTTAATATCGTCGGCAGGACGAGTGGAGAATCAGGAGTTGTTGGATCAGGAGCACACTGAAACGAAACggaacgaaacgaaacgagaACACGGCTGTGAAATTATACTTTATGCAGCCAGGACACTGGATTGCAGGATATGGAAGCAGAGCCAAACAGAAGCAGACGGCATGACACTGATTGCGATATAAACGATTGTCAACGTATCCAAGTGGATTATTACCTCATGCCAATTATCATATCAACGATACACAGGCCCAGGACACGGGAAATGGCCGCAcacatgcacacacacacacactcgaaaCGCAGGACAAGCCAGGACATGGCACATTGGCTGACAAGTGGCAGGCAGTCATGGGCTGATGGGGGGCTAGGAGGGAGCTTTGGGCCAACCAATGAACCAACCCGAGCCACCCAtcgcccacacacacacttgacGAGGCGTTGATGGTGTCGGCATCTGGcagctcgtcctcgtcctGCCGCTCTGGCTCCTCTCGCTCCTGCAACATCTTCGCCATGCCACCGTCCAGTGTCCTGGCCAAATTGCATGTACAATTTTAAATGGATTTTGATTGTTTATGACAATTCGACGAGCTGACTGGCCAGCCCGCTGCTGGCCACTGATAATACGGCATTTAAATGATGATGACCACCTGAAAGCCCCGTGTCCAGTCACATCCTGCCCAGTCCTTTTGATGGCAGCGGCCCAATGCAATTTGTGAAATTAAGCCCAAGTATTTGCATAgcagttttgttttaaattcaatatttaaaaGGCTTTTTCGATCGATTTTGAAAGTGGTTTGCCGTTACAAACTAGGACCATCTGCTTGAAAAACTCCTTAGTTATCCTtagtttttttaatcaaaaaattcTTTCGAAATGATTAAAATTGTTGGTAACCAGAGAATTAAACAAAGCCGACACTTTTGACATGTTGAACCCATGGATTCGGGGACTGATTCGGTGGAAAGGAGTTCTCAACCCATCGCGTCCTTACGGTAGCAAAAAGGAATCGCCCCGGCCCAATCGGGCGGATAAGTCGACGCAGAAGCCCATTCCGCCCGGACTTCTGAGGAGCAAGAAATTCTACGGATGCACCATTGTCCTCGGCACCTTTTTCAGTGCTATGCTGTGGGCAGTGTACGAGCTGGGGAAACCGGACGAGGACCATCGGGGTCCACTCGAGGATCAGTTCAGCCAACTGCCCTGGCTGCGACAGTACGTGTTGAGGATGTGGCACTCACTGCAGTACTACCAGAAGATGGTTGAAGAGCCGCTGCACGAGAAGCTCCTGCCCGATGTCCTGCCGCCGCCGTACATACAACCGCCCTACTCCCTCGTCGTGGAGATCAAGGATGTGCTGGTACATCCGGACTGGACCTATCAAACCGGCTGGCGGTTCAAGAAGCGTCCAGGCGTGGATTACTTTCTGCAGCAGTGCAGCCGCAACTTTGAGATCGTGGTCTATACTTCAGAGCAGGGCATGACGGCCTTTCCCTTGCTGGATGCCCTCGATCCCTACGGCTATATCAAGTACCGCCTTGTCCGGGGGGCCACTGAAGTGGTGGAGGGGCAGCACATCAAGAACTTGGATTATCTGAACAGGGATCTCAGCCGGGTGATTGTGGTGGATTGCGATCCCAATGCCACGCCCCTGCATCCGGACAACATATTCCTGATGACACAGTGGCTGGGGAATGACGATGATGTCCAGCTTTTTGATCTCACAGCCTTCCTTCAGCTGGTGGCCGAGCATCAGGTGACGGATGTGCGGGAGGTCCTTCAGTACTATCGCCAGTTCGATGATCCCATCGAGCAGTTCAAGGATAACCAGCGACGACTACAAGAGCAGCACCAGGAGAACGAGGATAGCAGGGTGAACAATAGGAACCAGAGGCAGTGGACTCTCAGCCTGATGGGACGCTCCTTTCGAAGCTCCTGATGAACTGTTTACGCTTCGGTTTAGgccactttaaaaaaataaggctAAAACAATTGTCATTGTGtgtgtgaaaaatatttaaaatagttaataaattttaaataaattgtgtGTTTAAAAATAGTTCTTGTATTTCGATTCTAAGTTGTAGAGTttgttagattttttttagtttttaaacatATTCATATGGTGTGGGACAAACCACATTTGTTTCCTTAACTGCTTTTAGCTTTTTGGGCCAATACCACCTATCAGTATTCTGTCAAAGCCTGTAGGTCAAAGTTTGTCATTCTAAGGCACAGCTTCAGTCGAACCAGTCAGCAAGCAGTatagaagaaaaatatataaatatagaagtattgaagaagaaaaaaattcaatctGAAAATGAATATTCAAAAGAAAGCGTACAAATTTGTTCCCCATCCCATGACCAGGCGCAGTTCTGGCCGCAGATCCCGAGTTAACATTGTTGATCCTTTGGATCTGATAATGTCCGTATCATTACCATCACCACAAGAATTCATGGCGGCCCCTGATCAGAAGTGGACAACCCTGTCCCATAATGGACCATTATTTGTAGATCACTATCAAGCTCTTCCCAAAGAGGTGGCTTTCTATTACGAAGACTTGCCATTGAAGCTGAATCCAACGGCCGAGGAGCTGGCCACTTTGTATGCCAAGTTCATGAACTCGCCTTTGGCCATAACTGATACATTCAATGAGAACTTCTTCAAAGATTTCCAGAGCCACTTGTCTCGTGCCCTACGAAGACAAATTCTTTCATTTGAGCTTTGCGATTTTACAAAGATTGCTTTCTATATTCAGGGGCAACAGGGAGTTCAGAGGAAACTGATGACACCTATGATGAGAAACCACTACGGCTATTGCACAATTGATGGTAAGAGGCACAGAGTCCCACACTTTTCGTTCGACGGACCAAGTTTATATAGACGTAGTGGGCCCAAATACGGGATGGTTAAGCCTAGAATTCAACCCGAGGATGTTAATATCAATTCACAGGAAAATGGAGCACCAGGGGCTCCCGATGGCCACACTTGGAAAAGTGTAATTCACGATCGCAGAGTAGATTGGTTGTGGTCCTGGACGGACGCCTTATCGGGCCGGGTCCATTATGTGCGTGCGAGAAAGATCGGAAATATAGTAACTTGTCGCCGAAAAGATATGGACACAGCCCGAAGACTTCAAACACGAATTTGCCAGATCCGAAGAGTGTCCCGTCAAGATTGGAATTCCGAGTGTTGTTTTGAACGCCAAAGAGCGGTGGCACTTTATTTCATCGATCGTTTAGGCTTCCAAGTCTTTTCAGAGTCTAAAGATAATCCAAAAATAGCTTCTATTTGCGATTTGCGTGTAAAGGATCTTGTGAAGACTGAATATGGCACAGCAGCAAGAAATACGTTTAAATTACGAAATGATAATTTCAAGAAGAGTTTTATGGTGCATCCAGAAATTTTAAGAAATCTGCACGACTTTTTGGATTACAAAGATGCAGACTTTCATGTGTTTGAGGAACTCTCTTCGAACGTTTTGTTCGAGTATTTAGAAAGTTTAATGGATGGATTAACTCCTAAAATGTTTTGGATATATAACGCCTGTACATTTTTACagaaaaatttggaaaaatttcCACCTAACAAGCCTCTGAAAGATCACCTCAAACACTATCAACAAGTTCTGAACAAAATTTACAATTACTTCAATCAAAAGGATGGAAAATCCCTAAGCTATTTGCATTCATCACTGCATATGAGTTCGAGTGCCCAAAGGATCAGGGACATTCAAAGAAGCCACAATTGTCTAGACAATTCCGCAACTAGTTCCACTCACTCGATTCCATCCAGAAGACTTCCTCCCATTTCACACTCAAACTCtaatgttttaattaataGACGCTTTAACATATTCCGTACAGACAGACAAaagaatatattaaaatacaCTATACGTTTTCTCGACCCAAGAATTACTGTAGCTTGGTGCCATAATCGAAACATTCCCATCAAAGAAATATACACCACACATTCACTCCGCCAAGCTGTCCACTGGGCCAGATTCACCAACAAACACTTTACATTTTAAACACTATACActatatgtttttgttttcttgtttttatgttttattcaaTATAACAATTTAAAGTGTTTGCTGTTTGTATTTTCTATAAGGCAGATGGAGaaattcgttttttttttggcagtcCCTGGGGCGTCGCATGCAAATCTACTTTATGGAGAAAGTGGCAGGGAAAGTTATGCAAGCGTTGAGAATTGCGTGTGCCCAGGACTTAAATCGCCGCCAAAAACCACAAAACTCTACGGGAATTGAACacgaatttttattattttcttcagGAAGAGCAACATGTgcgattttaatttttaacaagCCAGGTGCCTTGACATTTTCCACAGCGTTCTCTTGACGGAATCACCGAGCCTAACAAAATGAAAAGCCGTCGAAAAActaattttgattttaattaaatatttatgactCCAAGGGAGCGGCGATGCCGCGGCAATCAGGGGATTGAAGACAATGGGCCGGGGAACGAAAATCCactaataaaataagcaaATATTGTGGCAAATAACTTCTGCTTATCAGTCAGAGATGTGCCGGGAAGCGGTGAGAAAATTAGAGAATTATCCCCAGAGACTTGCAGACTCAGGTTGCGTGTCCAATTCGAGAAAAAGGAGAAACCCTTCCCGTCTTCCCATTGCCCTTTGACCCAAATGGACCAAAGGAGATGGGGTGATGGTGCCGTTTATTCGATCAAAAGTTACGAGCTCATCTTAGATTGGACATTAAATGGAcactaaaatattttccatctgCACGCAAGGcctttaccaaaaaaaaagtaaggaGAGGAGACAGGAGAAGACCCAAAACAGGGTTGGAACAAGCGAAATAAATGTCATGAAACAACTCATTGACAGGCACATAAGGACACTGGTTTTATGGTCCACAGATATGACCAAAATATATGATTACCATGTGTCCGGCAGCATGCAA includes these proteins:
- the LOC6506382 gene encoding mitochondrial import inner membrane translocase subunit TIM50-A; the encoded protein is MLNPWIRGLIRWKGVLNPSRPYGSKKESPRPNRADKSTQKPIPPGLLRSKKFYGCTIVLGTFFSAMLWAVYELGKPDEDHRGPLEDQFSQLPWLRQYVLRMWHSLQYYQKMVEEPLHEKLLPDVLPPPYIQPPYSLVVEIKDVLVHPDWTYQTGWRFKKRPGVDYFLQQCSRNFEIVVYTSEQGMTAFPLLDALDPYGYIKYRLVRGATEVVEGQHIKNLDYLNRDLSRVIVVDCDPNATPLHPDNIFLMTQWLGNDDDVQLFDLTAFLQLVAEHQVTDVREVLQYYRQFDDPIEQFKDNQRRLQEQHQENEDSRVNNRNQRQWTLSLMGRSFRSS